In a genomic window of Halalkalicoccus sp. CG83:
- a CDS encoding long-chain-fatty-acid--CoA ligase has product MHKPLLTTDFLDRARNHYGDQEAVVATTGERFTYEELGDRVDRLSAALQERGVEKGDRVAVLDPNTHYHLEAAYAIMQLGAIHTPLNYRLVPDDFEYILDDAGVTAIVADHEHAEKVEPIRESVPTELYVSNDADATEGDWEDYEALIDREGEYDRPEMSEDDVITINYTSGTTGDPKGVCRTHRAETIHAYLVSTHQEIRDDDVYLWTLPMFHVNGWGHIYAITGMGARHVCTRGVDAEGIFEAIRQEDVSYMCAAPTVLNMLSDYYDEHDPETIGANPVRVATAGAAPPEATIRAVEDEFGWYLKHVYGATETGPLITTSDCRRLFDEDASERFSIKKRQGLGYLGTDVRVVDEDGEDVPRDDATIGEIVVRGNQVMDSYWEKPEATEEAFNDRLEGYYHTGDLAMVDEHGMLSIQDRKKDIIISGGENISTIELEDTLFDHPEVADAAVIPAPSEKWGETPKAFIVPASGDPNDPGVTPEEITEFTRERLAGYKVIHEVEFVKNLPTTATGKTQKFELREREWEDEESMVGQG; this is encoded by the coding sequence ATGCACAAGCCACTGCTGACGACGGATTTTCTAGATCGTGCACGGAATCACTACGGCGATCAGGAGGCCGTCGTGGCGACGACGGGCGAGCGCTTCACCTACGAGGAGCTCGGCGACCGGGTCGACCGGCTCTCGGCGGCCCTCCAGGAGCGCGGCGTCGAGAAGGGCGACCGGGTGGCGGTGCTGGATCCGAACACCCACTATCACCTCGAGGCCGCCTACGCGATCATGCAGCTCGGAGCGATTCACACGCCGCTCAACTACCGCCTGGTGCCGGACGACTTCGAGTACATCCTCGACGACGCGGGCGTGACGGCGATCGTCGCCGACCACGAACACGCAGAGAAGGTCGAACCGATCCGCGAGTCGGTGCCGACCGAGCTCTACGTCTCGAACGACGCCGACGCCACGGAGGGCGACTGGGAGGACTACGAGGCGCTCATCGACCGCGAGGGCGAGTACGATCGCCCCGAGATGAGCGAGGACGACGTCATCACGATCAACTACACCTCGGGGACGACCGGCGATCCCAAGGGGGTGTGTCGGACCCACCGCGCGGAGACGATCCACGCCTATCTGGTCAGCACCCACCAGGAGATCCGCGACGACGACGTCTACCTCTGGACGCTGCCGATGTTCCACGTCAACGGCTGGGGCCACATCTACGCCATCACGGGCATGGGCGCGAGACACGTCTGTACCCGCGGGGTCGACGCCGAGGGGATCTTCGAGGCCATCCGCCAGGAGGACGTCTCGTACATGTGTGCGGCGCCGACGGTGCTCAACATGCTGAGCGACTACTACGACGAGCACGACCCCGAGACCATCGGCGCGAACCCCGTCCGGGTCGCGACCGCCGGTGCGGCGCCGCCCGAGGCGACCATCCGGGCCGTCGAGGACGAGTTCGGCTGGTATCTCAAACACGTCTACGGCGCGACCGAGACCGGCCCGCTGATCACGACCTCCGACTGTCGACGCCTCTTCGACGAGGACGCCTCGGAGCGGTTCTCGATCAAGAAACGCCAGGGACTGGGCTACCTCGGCACCGACGTGCGAGTGGTCGACGAGGACGGCGAGGACGTCCCCCGCGACGACGCCACCATCGGCGAGATCGTCGTCCGGGGCAACCAGGTGATGGACAGCTACTGGGAGAAGCCCGAGGCGACCGAGGAGGCGTTCAACGATCGGCTGGAGGGCTACTACCACACGGGCGATCTCGCCATGGTGGACGAACACGGGATGCTCTCGATCCAGGACCGGAAGAAGGACATCATCATCTCCGGCGGCGAGAACATCTCTACCATCGAGCTCGAGGACACGCTGTTCGACCACCCCGAGGTGGCCGACGCGGCGGTGATCCCCGCACCCAGCGAGAAGTGGGGTGAGACGCCGAAGGCGTTCATCGTACCCGCCAGCGGCGACCCCAACGACCCGGGCGTGACTCCCGAGGAGATCACGGAGTTCACCCGCGAGCGCCTGGCGGGCTACAAGGTCATCCACGAGGTCGAGTTCGTCAAAAACCTCCCCACGACGGCGACCGGCAAGACCCAGAAGTTCGAGCTCCGCGAGCGCGAGTGGGAGGACGAGGAGAGCATGGTGGGTCAAGGGTGA
- a CDS encoding DUF7520 family protein, whose product MNESAVAEDAGRVPGRRVVVAIYAGLVAFAAVMGIILGIVVEDLQSVALFGLIPIPPTPIGLAVYGAVTIGVVFGVLLLLVMYVAPED is encoded by the coding sequence GTGAACGAATCCGCCGTCGCCGAGGATGCCGGTCGCGTCCCGGGTCGTCGAGTCGTCGTCGCCATCTACGCCGGACTGGTCGCGTTCGCCGCCGTGATGGGGATCATCCTCGGGATCGTCGTCGAGGACCTCCAGTCGGTCGCGCTGTTCGGCCTGATACCGATCCCGCCGACCCCGATCGGTCTCGCCGTCTACGGGGCGGTCACGATCGGGGTCGTGTTCGGGGTGCTCCTGCTTCTCGTGATGTACGTCGCCCCCGAGGACTGA